The following proteins are encoded in a genomic region of Necator americanus strain Aroian chromosome II, whole genome shotgun sequence:
- a CDS encoding hypothetical protein (NECATOR_CHRII.G8786.T2) yields MRGRPVFALVISVLMVVTGSLNTISAKWADRIEANGIPFNHPFLQAACMFIGELLCMVAFWVHFGFRKYMWKRRNKAGEQYEEPRLPRFNPFVFLPPAIADIIATSLMYIGLNLTTASSYQMLRGALIVCTGLLSIFLVNAHIQGYKCEHKKEDVIIGDVLCVLAQAVVALQLVLEQKYLRKYDVEPLLAVGLEGIYGLTLLIIALVPLYFIHVTPTFSTNPEGRLEDVFFAWDQIRAEPLIAVALVGLIISIAFFNFAGTTVTKELSATTRTVIDSIRTIVVWGASIPLFHAKFIPLQIIGFVLLILGMFIYNDIIIGPWFRRTFLPSVDEPSPGACTRCCFAFCGVEREEDQTEEAKAEKQKARVRAETLGLDTDVETTKHY; encoded by the exons ATGCGAGGAAGGCCTGTGTTTGCTTTGGTAATTTCTGTGCTGATGGTGGTCACTGGATCCCTCAACACTATCAGCGCCAAATGGGCTGATAGAATAGAGGCCAATGGCATCCCCTTCAATCATCCGTTCCTGCAG GCGGCGTGCATGTTCATCGGAGAATTGCTGTGCATGGTCGCTTTCTGGGTTCATTTCGGCTTTCGAAAATACatgtggaaaagaaggaacaaaGCCG GAGAACAATATGAAGAGCCAAGGCTGCCTCGTTTCAATCCATTTGTGTTCCTACCACCTGCAATCGCGGACATCATCGCGACATCACTTATGTATATTGGGTTGAATTTGACAACAGCGAGTAGTTATCAAATGTTACGAG GAGCACTTATTGTTTGCACTGGACTCCTGTCCATATTCTTGGTCAACGCTCACATTCAAGGATACAAATG tgaacacaaaaaagaagatgtgATTATCG GAGATGTTCTTTGCGTCCTAGCACAGGCTGTCGTTGCACTCCAACTTGTACTAGAGCAAAAATATCTGCGCAAATATGACGTGGAGCCGCTACTTGCCGTTGGGCTTGAGG GAATATACGGGTTAACGCTTCTCATAATCGCCTTAGTACCATTATACTTCATCCATGTCACTCCAACTTTCTCCACAAATCCAGAAGGTCGTCTAGAG GATGTCTTCTTTGCTTGGGATCAAATTCGTGCCGAACCGTTGATCGCTGTCGCTTTGGTTGGCCTTATCATCAG TATTGCATTCTTCAACTTCGCCGGTACGACTGTCACCAAAGAGCTCTCTGCGACAACCCGAACGGTGATTGACAGTATCAGGACCATTGTAGTGTGGGGCGCCAGCATACCACTTTTCCACGCCAAATTCATCCCTCTACAG ATAATCGGTTTCGTTCTTCTCATTCTTGGTATGTTCATTTACAACGATATCATTATTGGTCCTTGGTTCCGCCGTACGTTCCTGCCTAGTGTAGATGAACCATCTCCTGGAGCTTGCACACG cTGCTGCTTCGCATTCTGCGGTGTTGAACGAGAAGAGGACCAAACTGAAGAGGCAAAAGCAGAAAAGCAGAAAGCAAGGGTACGGGCAGAAACTCTTGGACTCGACACCGACGTAGAAACGACGAAGCATTACTGA
- a CDS encoding hypothetical protein (NECATOR_CHRII.G8786.T1): MRGRPVFALVISVLMVVTGSLNTISAKWADRIEANGIPFNHPFLQAACMFIGELLCMVAFWVHFGFRKYMWKRRNKAGEQYEEPRLPRFNPFVFLPPAIADIIATSLMYIGLNLTTASSYQMLRGALIVCTGLLSIFLVNAHIQGYKWLGMLSVVLGLVVVGITDLFLGDHSEHKKEDVIIGDVLCVLAQAVVALQLVLEQKYLRKYDVEPLLAVGLEGIYGLTLLIIALVPLYFIHVTPTFSTNPEGRLEDVFFAWDQIRAEPLIAVALVGLIISIAFFNFAGTTVTKELSATTRTVIDSIRTIVVWGASIPLFHAKFIPLQIIGFVLLILGMFIYNDIIIGPWFRRTFLPSVDEPSPGACTRCCFAFCGVEREEDQTEEAKAEKQKARVRAETLGLDTDVETTKHY, encoded by the exons ATGCGAGGAAGGCCTGTGTTTGCTTTGGTAATTTCTGTGCTGATGGTGGTCACTGGATCCCTCAACACTATCAGCGCCAAATGGGCTGATAGAATAGAGGCCAATGGCATCCCCTTCAATCATCCGTTCCTGCAG GCGGCGTGCATGTTCATCGGAGAATTGCTGTGCATGGTCGCTTTCTGGGTTCATTTCGGCTTTCGAAAATACatgtggaaaagaaggaacaaaGCCG GAGAACAATATGAAGAGCCAAGGCTGCCTCGTTTCAATCCATTTGTGTTCCTACCACCTGCAATCGCGGACATCATCGCGACATCACTTATGTATATTGGGTTGAATTTGACAACAGCGAGTAGTTATCAAATGTTACGAG GAGCACTTATTGTTTGCACTGGACTCCTGTCCATATTCTTGGTCAACGCTCACATTCAAGGATACAAATGGTTGGGGATGTTATCTGTGGTTTTGGGGTTGGTTGTTGTAGGAATAACGGATCTATTTCTCGGCGATCACAgtgaacacaaaaaagaagatgtgATTATCG GAGATGTTCTTTGCGTCCTAGCACAGGCTGTCGTTGCACTCCAACTTGTACTAGAGCAAAAATATCTGCGCAAATATGACGTGGAGCCGCTACTTGCCGTTGGGCTTGAGG GAATATACGGGTTAACGCTTCTCATAATCGCCTTAGTACCATTATACTTCATCCATGTCACTCCAACTTTCTCCACAAATCCAGAAGGTCGTCTAGAG GATGTCTTCTTTGCTTGGGATCAAATTCGTGCCGAACCGTTGATCGCTGTCGCTTTGGTTGGCCTTATCATCAG TATTGCATTCTTCAACTTCGCCGGTACGACTGTCACCAAAGAGCTCTCTGCGACAACCCGAACGGTGATTGACAGTATCAGGACCATTGTAGTGTGGGGCGCCAGCATACCACTTTTCCACGCCAAATTCATCCCTCTACAG ATAATCGGTTTCGTTCTTCTCATTCTTGGTATGTTCATTTACAACGATATCATTATTGGTCCTTGGTTCCGCCGTACGTTCCTGCCTAGTGTAGATGAACCATCTCCTGGAGCTTGCACACG cTGCTGCTTCGCATTCTGCGGTGTTGAACGAGAAGAGGACCAAACTGAAGAGGCAAAAGCAGAAAAGCAGAAAGCAAGGGTACGGGCAGAAACTCTTGGACTCGACACCGACGTAGAAACGACGAAGCATTACTGA
- a CDS encoding hypothetical protein (NECATOR_CHRII.G8788.T1): MAEAEKTTSIQAPISTQAPPKSTMTQSIMPMPEYKEPDDVRLLDYGEFLITDKKEKYSVMDIIVLASHGVLMRVEKSDDGKLLCAKIQANKITKKQYPGDFRRELKALQMLEEKKSGNKYLPRLWGFGKTDEITFFITDHVGETLQRQLLKFGQLSPSSAYRICRYIISAVKTIHAFGIVHGNIRPSAILVGGPHERDIVRLFGFQFSSEHPQKKDDTEAIGYPLDQYTARAIHKCERAKPIHDMEMYIHLMYSLTIGLPWSKAKTLKALTSAKESFWKKAVHQNWGRTPQTVQYLATIMDKEPDMKIDYVGIEHDLDDLLQVLPPGNCFEWEDASALTCQPQRKGPTVIQPLDIGVAKGHKRTVVERCEAVLQPDL; the protein is encoded by the exons ATGGCCGAAGCAGAAAAAACGACATCCATACAAGCTCCGATATCCACACAAGCTCCTCCA AAGTCCACTATGACGCAGTCCATCATGCCAATGCCAGAGTACAAGGAACCAGATGATGTTCGTTTACTCGATTATGGAGAATTTCTGATCActgacaaaaaagagaa ATATTCGGTAATGGATATAATAGTTCTGGCCTCACATGGAGTTTTAATGAGAGTGGAGAAAAGTGACGACGGAAAGTTGCTTTGTGCAAAGATCCAAGCGAATAAAATCACTAAGAAGCAATATCCTGGAGACTTTCGA AGAGAATTAAAGGCTCTGCAGATGctcgaagaaaagaagtcagGAAACAAGTATCTACCAAGGCTATGGGGATTCGGCAAGACAGATGAGATAAC atttttcattACGGACCATGTTGGAGAAACGTTACAAAGGCAACTGCTTAAATTTGGACAACTTAG CCCTTCATCAGCATATCGAATTTGTCGTTACATAATCAGTGCAGTAAAAACGATCCACGCATTTGGGATTGTTCATGGAAATATTCGTCCCTCAGCAATTCTAGTTGGTGGTCCTCATGAGAGAGACATTGTACGGCTGTTCGGGTTTCAATTCAGCTCCGAGCATCCGCAAAA GAAAGATGACACCGAAGCAATAGGATATCCACTCGACCAATATACGGCTCGTGCAATACACAAATGCGAACGAGCCAAACCGATACATGATATGGAGATGTATATTCATCTA ATGTACAGCTTGACCATCGGGTTGCCGTGGAGCAAAGCAAAAACTCTAAAAGCGCTGACTTCTGCCAAGGAGTCGTTTTGGAAAAAGGCCG ttCACCAAAACTGGGGAAGAACTCCACAGACTGTTCAATATTTGGCTACAATAATGGATAAAGAACCGGACATGAAGATCGATTATGTGGGAATAG AGCATGACTTGGACGACCTACTGCAAGTGCTCCCACCTGGTAACTGCTTCGAATGGGAAGACGCTTCTGCTCTTACATGTCAACCCCAAAGG AAAGGACCAACCGTAATCCAACCGCTGGACATCGGTGTCGCAAAAGGACATAAACGCACTGTAGTTGAGCGTTGTGAAGCTGTTCTGCAGCCAGATCTCTGA
- a CDS encoding hypothetical protein (NECATOR_CHRII.G8787.T1): MNTSYLRRLRAPGALKTILSDGSGSRQCKKIVIDYSSPNIAKQFHIGNLRSTLIGSYLEKVHRTLGNHVTSINYLGDWGTQFAMIATYWPQVRPSDAFWKSCSDVDKIRTLTDCYVVANKKSKVDENFRDQVRETFSEMEQCLENNEMSSPTMRLWQDIRKISEQHLKHFYNMLNINFNSWQYESSYVTAARRLTAGLVQDNIARTTATGVWVVDLPNGELEEYAVVRKSDYTTLYLSRELSCILHRDELFHADRYLYVVDRAQRRHFEALRTILERIGREDIAEKIEHIPYGRVKGLSTRMGRTEAVADIIDRGTELALQFMMNSKTVKVPLEKEGEVARQLSLSTVIFNDLKRAKSAEYEFSFKNAFDLNHNNALSLQVRHSRLCSIESNNAELLPLLDKCETVPVESPEFAKLAEQLSRFPEVIIKSAEHSEPCQLIVYLIELSHHIGHVVSQAKIKGQPVDVAIPRLLLLSAGRAALNEGITLLGAPPVSTM, from the exons ATGAATACGAGCTATTTGCGGCGATTACGGGCACCAGGAGCGTTAAAGACTATACTTTCAG ACGGATCGGGAAGTCGTCAATGTAAAAAGATTGTAATAGATTATTCAAGTCCCAACATAGCGAAACAGTTCCACATCGGAAATCTACGATCCACATTAATTGGGAGCTATCTAGAAAAG GTCCATCGAACGCTAGGAAATCACGTCACTTCTATTAATTATCTGGGTGATTGGGGTACTCAGTTTGCTATGATAGCTACCTATTGGCCGCAG GTGAGACCATCTGATGCTTTCTGGAAATCCTGTAGCGACGTCGACAAGATCAGAACGCTCACGGATTGTTATGTCGTGGCTAATAAGAAGAGCAAAGTAGACGAGAATTTTCGAGATCAAGTGCGAGAGACTTTCTCTGAAATGGAGCAGTGCCTCGAGAA TAATGAGATGTCGTCTCCAACCATGCGACTTTGGCAAGATATTCGGAAAATCTCCGAGCAACATTTGAAACATTTCTACAATATGTTAAATATCAATTTCAATAG TTGGCAGTACGAGTCGTCGTATGTGACTGCTGCTCGACGTCTTACTGCCGGTCTCGTGCAGGATAATATCGCTCGAACAACCGCCACAGGGGTATGGGTTGTGGATCTTCCAAACGGTGAATTAGAAGAGTACGCAGTTGTAAGAAAAAGTGATTACACTACGCTGTATCTGTCAAG AGAGCTGTCTTGCATTTTGCACCGTGATGAACTTTTCCACGCTGATCGATATCTCTACGTTGTTGATCGTGCCCAGCGAAGGCATTTCGAAGCCTTACGAACTATTCTTGAACGCATAGGAAGGGAAGACATAGCAGAAAAGATTGAACACATACCTTACGGACGAGTAAAAGGGCTCTCGACGAG AATGGGACGAACCGAGGCCGTCGCTGATATTATCGACAGAGGAACTGAGTTAGCTCTACAGTTTATGATGAATTCCAAAACGGTTAAAGTTCCTCTcgagaaagaaggagaa GTTGCACGACAACTTTCATTGTCAACTGTTATTTTCAACGATCTGAAGCGTGCGAAGTCAGCCGAATAcgaattttcctttaaaaatgcATTCGATCTCAATCATAATAATGCTTTGTCGCTGCAG GTTAGACACAGTCGGCTATGTTCAATTGAGTCGAACAACGCTGAGTTGCTACCACTGCTTGACAAATGCGAAACTGTTCCTGTTGAATCTCCTGAATTCGCCAAGTTGGCGGAACAACTTTCACGTTTTCCTGAG GTCATTATTAAAAGTGCGGAACATAGTGAACCCTGTCAACTGATAGTTTATCTAATTGAACTTTCGCATCATATTGGTCATGTCGTTTCACAAGCGAAAATCAAAGGACAGCCCGTTGAT GTAGCCATACCAAGGCTGTTGCTGTTGTCAGCTGGCCGAGCTGCTTTAAATGAGGGGATCACATTACTGGGTGCCCCTCCAGTTTCCACCATGTGA